From the genome of Papaver somniferum cultivar HN1 chromosome 2, ASM357369v1, whole genome shotgun sequence, one region includes:
- the LOC113350896 gene encoding uncharacterized protein LOC113350896 produces the protein MEPRSFSKAIKIPVWKEAMVKEMAALKANNTWITSDLPPGMTGARVSSFPLEQQLKLRSTDGSPLSDPTPYRCLIGHLIYLIVTHPDISYAVNNLSQFMKSPHTTHINAANRVLLYRKKSIGKGLFLFDSSSLHITGFSGSDWERCPTSRRSTSEYYTLLGSSPFS, from the exons ATGGAacctagatcattttccaaagcaATTAAAATTCCAGTGTGGAAGGAAGCTATGGTCAAAGAGATGGCTGCCCTTAAGGCTAATAATACTTGGATAACGTCAGATTTACCGCCAG GGATGACAGGCGCTAGGGTGTCGTCCTTCCCATTGGAACAACAACTTAAACTACGTTCTACTGATGGAAGCCCTCTTTCTGATCCTACACCTTATCGTTGTCTTATTGGACACTTAATTTATCTTATAGTAACTCATCCTGATATTTCTTATGCCGTCAATAATCTTAGTCAATTTATGAAATCACCACACACGACTCATATAAATGCGGCTAATCGTGTCCTTCTTTATCGTAAAAAATCTATTGGCAAGGGTCTTTTTCTCTTTGATTCTAGCAGTCTACATATCACTGGTTTTAGTGGTTCCGATTGGGAGAGATGTCCTACCTCTCGACGTTCCACGTCTGAATATTATACTCTTCTTGGATCTAGCCCTTTCTCATGA
- the LOC113347501 gene encoding probable beta-D-xylosidase 7 produces MKGMSNSHFILFIHIYLLFITFSCTAKPPFACDLSNPSTNSYAFCNTSLPISERVENLISRLTLDEKISQLVNTAPAIPRLGIPSYQWWSESLHGVSSSGRGIKFNGETISSATSFPQVILTASSFDTHLWYRIGQAIGIEARAVYNAGQATGMTFWAPNINIFRDPRWGRGQETPGEDPMVTSKYSVSYVRGIQGDSFEGGKVDHLQASACCKHFTAYDLDNWNGTNRFVFNAQVSLQDLADTYQPPFRSCIEEGKASGIMCAYNRVNGIPSCADFDLLSETARGAWGFNGYITSDCDAVSIIYDDQGYAKTPEDAVRDVLKAGMDVNCGSYLQKHTKSAVQQKILGESDIDRALSNLFTTRMRLGLFNGDPIQQPYGDISPKQVCSPDHQGLALEAARSGIVLLKNSANRLPLSKATTKTLAVIGPNANTTKTLLGNYFGPPCKSITPLEAFKSYVRDISYTPGCDSVACNSSVSFEEAVKLATLADTVILVMGLDQTQERESHDRVDLVLPGKQQNLITTVAKAAKKPVVLVILSGGPVDISFAKHDGNIGSIIWAGYPGEAGGIALSEIMFGDHNPGGRLPMTWYPQDFIKIPMTDMRMRPNPTSGYPGRTYRFYTGENVFKFGYGLSYSKYVYEFVDVKQNKLYLNRFSNIQISPDKQAVGRYLSVSEMGTEICENLKFSATVGVKNIGEMRGRYPVLLFVKQSKNQHGTPTKQLIGFQSIELNAGERYEVEFTLSPCEHLSRANEDGSMVIEESSYILVVGDMKYKISTIL; encoded by the exons ATGAAAGGCATGAGTAATTCTCATTTCATTCTTTTCATTCACATATATCTTCTTTTCATTACTTTTTCCTGTACTGCTAAACCACCATTTGCTTGTGATTTATCAAACCCATCAACAAATTCATACGCATTTTGCAACACTTCATTACCCATTTCTGAAAGAGTAGAAAATTTAATCTCTCGTCTAACGTTAGATGAAAAGATATCACAACTTGTTAACACAGCTCCAGCAATACCAAGACTCGGTATACCTAGTTACCAATGGTGGTCTGAATCATTGCATGGTGTTTCAAGTTCAGGTCGTGGAATCAAATTCAATGGAGAAACAATTTCTTCTGCTACTAGTTTCCCTCAAGTAATACTAACAGCATCTTCCTTCGATACCCATCTCTGGTATCGCATTGGTCAG GCCATCGGAATAGAAGCCAGAGCTGTATACAATGCAGGGCAAGCAACAGGAATGACATTTTGGGCACCAAATATAAACATATTTAGAGATCCAAGATGGGGAAGAGGGCAAGAAACACCTGGTGAAGATCCGATGGTTACCAGTAAATACTCAGTTTCTTATGTTAGGGGAATTCAAGGTGATTCTTTTGAAGGTGGGAAGGTAGATCATCTTCAAGCTTCAGCTTGTTGTAAGCATTTCACTGCTTATGATTTAGATAATTGGAACGGTACTAATCGTTTCGTCTTCAATGCCCAA GTGTCTTTACAGGATTTAGCAGATACTTATCAACCACCATTCAGAAGCTGTATTGAAGAAGGCAAAGCAAGTGGAATAATGTGTGCTTACAATCGTGTTAATGGAATTCCAAGCTGTGCAGATTTTGATCTCTTATCTGAAACAGCAAGAGGAGCCTGGGGTTTTAATGG ATACATCACATCAGATTGTGATGCAGTGTCTATCATCTATGATGATCAAGGATATGCCAAAACACCAGAAGATGCAGTCCGTGATGTCCTTAAAGCTG GGATGGATGTGAATTGTGGGTCTTATTTGCAAAAGCACACAAAATCAGCTGTTCAACAGAAAATTCTGGGAGAAAGTGACATAGACAGAGCTTTATCTAACCTCTTCACAACTAGAATGAGGTTAGGACTCTTCAATGGTGACCCAATTCAACAGCCATATGGTGATATCAGTCCGAAACAGGTGTGCTCTCCAGACCATCAGGGTCTAGCCTTAGAAGCTGCTCGTAGCGGTATTGTCCTCTTAAAGAACTCAGCCAACCGTCTCCCATTGTCCAAAGCTACCACTAAAACACTTGCTGTCATTGGCCCAAATGCTAACACTACGAAAACGCTTCTAGGGAATTATTTTGGACCTCCATGTAAATCCATTACACCATTAGAAGCATTCAAAAGCTATGTTAGGGACATATCTTACACCCCGGGATGCGATTCTGTTGCGTGTAATTCTTCTGTTTCATTTGAGGAAGCTGTAAAACTAGCAACATTGGCAGATACGGTTATATTGGTTATGGGTTTGGATCAAACACAAGAAAGAGAGTCACACGATCGAGTTGATTTAGTACTTCCAGGGAAACAGCAAAATCTAATTACAACTGTGGCTAAAGCTGCAAAGAAACCCGTTGTCTTAGTGATTCTTAGTGGAGGGCCGGTTGATATTTCTTTTGCTAAGCATGATGGTAACATCGGGAGTATCATATGGGCTGGTTATCCTGGAGAAGCAGGAGGAATCGCATTATCCGAGATTATGTTTGGTGATCACAACCCAG GGGGGAGATTACCCATGACTTGGTATCCACAAGATTTCATCAAAATTCCCATGACAGATATGAGAATGCGACCTAACCCAACATCGGGGTATCCAGGACGTACTTACCGATTCTACACCGGCGAAAATGTGTTCAAATTTGGCTATGGGCTAAGCTACTCGAAGTATGTTTATGAGTTTGTTGATGTTAAACAAAACAAACTCTACTTAAACCGATTTAGCAATATACAAATATCACCAGACAAGCAGGCTGTCGGGCGATATTTATCAGTGTCTGAGATGGGAACTGAAATCTGTGAGAACTTAAAGTTTTCTGCAACAGTTGGAGTAAAAAACATCGGGGAAATGCGGGGCAGATATCCGGTGTTGCTTTTTGTAAAGCAATCCAAGAATCAGCATGGGACTCCAACGAAACAGTTGATTGGTTTCCAAAGTATTGAACTGAATGCAGGTGAAAGATACGAAGTTGAATTTACTTTGAGCCCATGTGAACACCTTAGTCGAGCTAATGAAGATGGTTCAATGGTGATAGAAGAAAGCTCTTATATTTTGGTGGTTGGTGACATGAAGTACAAGATTTCTACCATCCTTTGA
- the LOC113350898 gene encoding nonsense-mediated mRNA decay protein 2-like gives MIPVEFFLTTLKYFCCWPFSNKNKKDKNVLVTPPSRLPRNQKCLNAGLLRGKKLSEVALIIRQPREPCADSSRSSSSSSAVISTTPSDEEEEVTKHEEIPLVGEYNAYDDEEDGDQSNVGHGGNGGDGGDGLNGGNEVAEIEEEGDQGNDDQGNDDDEDVNGGSSSDEEDDEDDGNDGSSGDDDDEEIQEDVAQPPQPKPKEKVLNKPSARHIPPMRLQLTRLPGGKARGEPKDGGKVLFEYDSSWTRTINETIDHKNATRLFIHQSSYAKMKKWPL, from the exons ATGATTCCTgtt gaattttttcTGACGACTCTTAAATATTTTTGTTGTTGGCCTTTCAGTAACAAGAATAAAAAGGATAAGAATGTCTTGGTAACTCCTCCATCCAGACTTCCCCGCAACCAAAAATGCCTAAATGCGGGTCTATTACGAGGAAAAAAACTGAGTGAGGTAGCCCTAATTATCCGCCAACCTAGAGAACCATGTGCTGATTCCTCTagatcgtcgtcttcatcatctgctGTTATATCTACAACCCcaagcgatgaagaagaagaagtcacgAAACATGAAGAAATTCCTTTAGTaggtgaatataatgcttatgatgatgaggaggatggtgatCAAAGTAATGTTGGCCATGGAGggaatggtggtgatggtggtgatggattgAATGGTGGTAATGAGGTGGCAGAGATAGAGGAAGAGGGGGATCAAGGTAATGATGAtcaaggtaatgatgatgatgaggatgtaaaTGGTGGTAGTAGcagtgatgaagaggatgatgaggatgatggtaatgatggtagtagcggtgatgatgatgatgaggagattCAGGAGGATGTTGCGCAACCACCACAGCCGAAGCCGAAGGAGAAAGTCCTAAATAAACCAAGCGCGCGACACATTCCACCCATGCGTTTGCAGCTTACTCGTCTACCCGGTGGGAAAGCCAGAGGTGAACCTAAAGATGGCGGCAAAGTTCTATTCGAATATGATAGCTCGTGGACCCGTACCATCAATGAGACAATT gatcataagaatgccACACGTCTTTTTATACACCAATCTTCTTatgcaaaaatgaaaaaatggccCCTATAA